The following proteins are encoded in a genomic region of candidate division TA06 bacterium:
- a CDS encoding CopG family transcriptional regulator codes for MPTTITLRLDDKAYKMFRILSQRDNRPLSNFIETAALRYIEESSLADEAEMAEIKPDKSLNASLKRGRRDAKARKGRFA; via the coding sequence ATGCCAACCACCATTACCCTGCGGCTGGACGACAAGGCCTACAAAATGTTCCGCATCCTGTCCCAGCGCGACAACCGGCCGCTGTCCAATTTCATCGAGACCGCGGCCCTGCGCTACATCGAAGAATCCAGCCTGGCTGACGAGGCCGAAATGGCGGAAATAAAGCCGGATAAATCCCTTAATGCCAGCCTTAAGCGCGGCCGGCGCGACGCCAAGGCCCGAAAGGGCCGCTTTGCCTGA
- a CDS encoding type II toxin-antitoxin system RelE/ParE family toxin, which yields MPEFRIFETAEFLARLKRLEPARREFLERKIREYVYPRLRQEPYYGPQIRKLRGYSPDTWRYRIGDYRLFYSRDSKERIVYLLTIDDRKDAYR from the coding sequence TTGCCTGAGTTCCGCATCTTCGAGACCGCCGAGTTCCTGGCCCGCCTGAAGCGGCTGGAGCCGGCCCGGAGGGAATTCCTGGAGCGGAAGATCAGGGAATACGTCTATCCCCGGTTAAGGCAGGAACCATACTACGGCCCCCAGATCAGAAAGCTGCGAGGCTATTCGCCGGACACCTGGCGGTACCGGATCGGCGATTACCGCCTGTTTTACTCCAGAGACAGCAAGGAGCGGATCGTCTACCTGCTGACAATTGACGATAGGAAGGATGCGTACCGCTGA
- a CDS encoding type II toxin-antitoxin system HicA family toxin, producing MKRKDLIKTLSGLSCILVRRGGRHDLFKNPATGKQQPVPRHTEIDEHLAKHIIKELS from the coding sequence ATGAAGAGGAAAGATCTCATCAAAACCTTGTCCGGCCTGAGCTGCATCCTGGTTCGCCGGGGCGGACGGCACGATCTATTCAAGAACCCGGCCACCGGCAAACAACAACCGGTGCCCAGACATACCGAGATCGACGAGCATTTGGCAAAACACATCATAAAAGAATTATCATAA
- a CDS encoding type II toxin-antitoxin system HicB family antitoxin: MKTKINMIYWKGKKYWVGKLLEHPEIMSQGETLKELEENMRDAYQLMMMDEVPAQHKIKELALSV; this comes from the coding sequence ATGAAAACAAAAATAAACATGATCTATTGGAAGGGCAAGAAATACTGGGTGGGCAAGCTTCTTGAACATCCTGAGATCATGAGCCAGGGCGAGACCCTTAAGGAACTTGAAGAAAACATGAGGGATGCCTACCAATTGATGATGATGGATGAAGTGCCTGCCCAGCACAAGATCAAGGAGCTGGCCCTTTCGGTATGA